Proteins encoded in a region of the Shewanella polaris genome:
- the flhA gene encoding flagellar biosynthesis protein FlhA, whose amino-acid sequence MDAKAAFGQFKQIRLATFKGIGTPLLVLAALAMVVLPIPAFLLDILFSFNIALALVVLLVTIYTDRPLDFAAFPTVLLVATLLRLGLNVASTRIVLLEGHNGGDAAGKVIEAFGSVVIGGNYAVGLVVFLILIIINFAVVTKGAGRISEVSARFTLDAMPGKQMAIDADLNAGTLTQDQARIRRAEVTREADFYGAMDGASKFVKGDAIAGIMILVINILGGFVIGIVQHDLDFSSAVEIYTLLTIGDGLVAQIPGLLLSIAAALLVTRQNESGDMGQMMFSQMFDSHKSLAIAAGLLFVMGIVPGMPHVAFLTFAFITAGAAYFVYKRNVDKKQAALTLATKGPVETKDKEPKDLSWDDVRHVDTIGLEVGYRLIPLVDKSQGGELLGRIKGVRKKLSQELGFLVPAVHIRDNLDLSPNAYRISLMGVVVGEAEVRHDCELAINPGQVYGKLDGIETHDPAFGLEAVWIAPEQREHAQTLGYTVVDTATVVATHISQLLSNNAAKLLGYEEVQQLMDMLAKNSPKLVDGFVPDVMPLGSVVKVMQNLLNEGVSVRDLRTIVQTLLEYGTKSNDTEVLTAAVRIALKRMIVQEISGPELEIPVITLAPELEQMLHKSMQATGGEGPNIEPGLAERMQQSLLDAAQKQEMVGQPAILLTSGMLRSTLSRFVKYTIPNLRVISYQEIPDEKQIRIVSAVGQ is encoded by the coding sequence ATGGATGCAAAAGCAGCTTTCGGGCAATTTAAACAAATAAGACTAGCGACATTTAAAGGTATTGGTACACCTTTATTGGTGCTTGCGGCGCTGGCAATGGTGGTGTTACCCATTCCTGCTTTTTTGCTCGATATCCTTTTCTCATTCAATATCGCGTTAGCATTAGTTGTGTTGCTTGTTACTATTTATACCGATAGACCCCTCGATTTTGCTGCATTCCCTACCGTATTATTAGTGGCTACCTTGTTAAGGCTTGGCCTTAACGTTGCTTCTACTCGAATTGTATTGCTTGAAGGTCATAATGGTGGTGATGCTGCCGGTAAAGTGATCGAAGCTTTCGGTTCGGTAGTTATCGGTGGTAACTATGCAGTCGGTTTAGTGGTGTTTCTTATTTTGATCATCATTAACTTTGCCGTTGTAACTAAAGGTGCTGGGCGTATTTCTGAGGTGAGTGCTCGCTTTACCTTGGACGCCATGCCTGGTAAACAAATGGCCATTGATGCCGATTTAAATGCCGGTACTCTGACTCAAGATCAAGCACGTATTCGTCGCGCTGAAGTCACTCGAGAAGCTGACTTTTACGGTGCTATGGACGGTGCTTCAAAATTTGTAAAAGGTGATGCGATCGCTGGTATTATGATTTTAGTTATCAATATCTTAGGTGGATTCGTTATCGGTATTGTGCAGCATGATCTAGACTTTTCTAGTGCTGTAGAAATTTATACGTTATTAACCATCGGTGATGGTTTGGTTGCACAGATCCCTGGTTTATTATTATCTATTGCCGCTGCTTTATTGGTGACTCGTCAAAATGAGTCTGGTGATATGGGCCAAATGATGTTTAGTCAGATGTTTGACAGTCATAAATCATTAGCCATTGCCGCTGGGTTATTATTTGTTATGGGTATCGTGCCAGGTATGCCCCATGTTGCATTTTTAACATTTGCATTTATTACCGCAGGTGCTGCTTACTTTGTTTACAAGCGTAACGTAGATAAAAAACAAGCTGCATTGACACTAGCGACTAAAGGACCTGTTGAAACTAAAGATAAAGAACCTAAAGATTTAAGTTGGGATGATGTGCGTCATGTAGACACCATTGGACTTGAAGTCGGTTATCGCTTAATTCCATTAGTTGATAAGTCCCAAGGTGGTGAATTATTAGGCAGGATCAAAGGCGTACGTAAAAAACTGTCGCAAGAATTAGGTTTTCTAGTTCCTGCTGTACATATTCGTGACAATCTAGATTTATCACCTAATGCCTATCGCATTTCGTTAATGGGCGTCGTGGTTGGGGAAGCTGAAGTTAGGCATGATTGTGAATTAGCGATTAATCCTGGCCAAGTATACGGTAAGCTTGATGGGATTGAGACTCACGATCCAGCCTTCGGTTTAGAGGCTGTATGGATAGCACCTGAGCAACGTGAACATGCGCAAACATTGGGCTATACCGTAGTTGATACCGCAACAGTGGTCGCGACGCATATTAGTCAATTATTGAGTAATAATGCTGCAAAACTATTAGGTTACGAAGAAGTTCAGCAATTAATGGATATGCTGGCCAAAAATTCACCTAAATTGGTTGATGGTTTTGTGCCAGATGTTATGCCTCTGGGCTCGGTGGTTAAAGTGATGCAAAACTTACTTAATGAAGGTGTATCGGTACGTGATTTACGCACTATAGTGCAGACATTGCTAGAGTATGGAACTAAGAGTAATGATACTGAAGTGTTAACGGCTGCCGTGCGTATTGCGTTAAAACGTATGATAGTACAAGAAATCTCTGGTCCAGAACTTGAAATCCCTGTCATTACATTGGCGCCAGAGTTGGAACAGATGTTGCATAAGTCTATGCAGGCTACCGGCGGTGAAGGACCTAATATTGAACCGGGCCTTGCAGAGCGTATGCAGCAGTCGTTATTAGATGCTGCTCAGAAGCAAGAAATGGTAGGGCAACCGGCCATTTTATTGACATCTGGCATGCTTAGGTCAACGCTGTCACGATTTGTTAAATACACTATTCCAAATTTACGAGTGATTTCTTATCAAGAAATACCAGACGAGAAGCAAATACGAATTGTTTCAGCTGTAGGTCAATAG
- the flhB gene encoding flagellar biosynthesis protein FlhB, with the protein MAESDSGQERTEEPTGKRLEQAREKGQVARSKELGTAAVLIAASVGFSMTGPAIAKSLYNIMKQIFSMERDQIFDTNSMFRVWGVVGNELAWPLMSFIALLAFVSFLGNIVLGGMSFSVKAFMPKGSKLNPMNGFKRMFGTQALVELAKGIAKFLVVALSAYFLLSFYFYDILTLSGDHLPGNVYHALDLLIWMFILLCCSMLFIVIIDVPFQIWNHNKQLKMTKQEIKDEYKDSEGKPEVKGRIRQMQQELAQRRMMTEVPNADVIVVNPEHYAVAVKYDVKRSSAPFLLAKGVDDVAFRIREIAREHDIAIVSAPPLARAIYHTTKIDQQVPEGLFTAVAQVLAYVFQLRQYQKGKGRRPKAIPLNQPIPDDLKH; encoded by the coding sequence ATGGCAGAAAGTGATAGTGGTCAAGAACGCACCGAGGAGCCCACAGGAAAGCGACTTGAGCAAGCTCGTGAAAAAGGTCAGGTCGCTCGTTCTAAAGAGCTCGGTACCGCAGCGGTACTTATTGCCGCATCGGTTGGTTTTTCGATGACAGGGCCTGCAATTGCCAAAAGCCTTTATAATATTATGAAGCAAATTTTTTCCATGGAACGCGACCAAATATTTGATACCAACTCTATGTTTCGGGTGTGGGGAGTTGTTGGAAATGAGTTAGCCTGGCCATTAATGAGTTTTATTGCTTTACTGGCATTTGTCTCTTTTTTGGGCAATATCGTTTTAGGCGGTATGTCTTTTTCGGTCAAAGCGTTTATGCCTAAGGGCAGTAAATTAAACCCAATGAACGGTTTTAAACGCATGTTTGGTACTCAAGCCTTGGTTGAGCTTGCTAAGGGAATAGCTAAATTTTTGGTAGTGGCATTATCGGCTTATTTTCTCCTAAGTTTTTATTTTTATGATATTTTAACCCTGTCTGGCGATCACCTACCTGGTAATGTTTACCATGCTTTAGATTTACTTATTTGGATGTTTATCCTGCTATGCTGTTCAATGCTATTTATTGTTATTATTGATGTGCCCTTTCAAATTTGGAATCACAATAAACAACTGAAAATGACTAAGCAGGAAATCAAAGATGAATATAAAGATTCAGAAGGTAAGCCTGAAGTTAAAGGTCGAATAAGACAGATGCAGCAAGAGTTGGCACAGCGACGTATGATGACTGAAGTGCCTAATGCTGATGTTATTGTGGTTAACCCTGAACATTATGCGGTGGCAGTTAAATATGACGTAAAACGTTCGTCAGCACCATTTTTACTCGCTAAAGGCGTTGATGACGTTGCTTTTAGGATCCGAGAGATTGCTCGTGAGCATGATATTGCTATTGTTTCTGCACCACCACTAGCTCGCGCTATTTACCATACCACTAAGATTGATCAACAAGTGCCTGAAGGTTTATTTACCGCTGTAGCTCAAGTATTAGCGTATGTATTTCAACTAAGACAATACCAAAAAGGTAAAGGCCGTCGACCTAAAGCTATCCCACTTAACCAGCCTATCCCAGATGATTTGAAGCATTAA
- the fliR gene encoding flagellar biosynthetic protein FliR, which translates to MDILFDEISQTIAAYLLPFFRISSMLMVMVVFGANTTPTRVRLMLSVAITMAVAPILPPIENVELMALSSVFVILQQMLIGVSMGFVTLMVMQTFVLTGQIIGMQTSLGFASMVDPGSGAQTPVVSNFFLLLATLIFLAVDGHLLMFKMLVASFESIPISNQGISIANYRALAEWGGFMFGAALTMSISAIIALLLINLSFGVMTRASPQLNIFSIGFPVTMVSGLFILWLTLGPIMEHFDEVWSAAQLLLCDILLLQCPLDSSVVF; encoded by the coding sequence ATGGATATTTTGTTTGATGAAATAAGTCAAACAATTGCTGCCTATTTATTGCCATTTTTTCGTATTTCATCCATGTTGATGGTAATGGTTGTCTTTGGCGCCAATACAACTCCAACTCGAGTTAGGCTGATGTTATCCGTTGCGATAACGATGGCTGTTGCGCCCATTTTACCCCCGATTGAAAATGTCGAATTAATGGCATTGAGTTCTGTTTTTGTCATTTTGCAACAAATGCTAATAGGGGTCTCTATGGGGTTTGTAACCTTAATGGTAATGCAAACATTTGTGTTAACGGGACAGATTATTGGTATGCAAACCAGCTTAGGTTTTGCCTCTATGGTTGATCCGGGTTCTGGTGCACAAACACCTGTAGTCAGTAACTTTTTTCTCTTACTCGCAACATTGATTTTTTTGGCTGTAGATGGTCATTTATTGATGTTTAAAATGCTGGTGGCCAGTTTTGAATCTATTCCAATTTCAAATCAAGGTATCTCAATCGCCAATTATCGCGCTCTTGCTGAATGGGGCGGTTTTATGTTTGGCGCAGCATTAACTATGTCTATTTCGGCTATTATTGCCTTGTTATTAATTAATTTATCATTTGGTGTGATGACTCGAGCGTCACCTCAATTGAATATTTTCTCTATTGGTTTTCCAGTCACCATGGTCAGTGGTTTATTTATTTTATGGTTAACATTGGGGCCCATCATGGAGCATTTTGATGAAGTCTGGTCAGCTGCACAGTTACTTCTGTGTGATATTTTGCTGCTGCAATGTCCACTTGATAGTTCTGTAGTTTTCTAG
- the fliQ gene encoding flagellar biosynthesis protein FliQ, with amino-acid sequence MSPESLIDIFREALSVIVLMVSAIILPGLCIGLVVAVFQAATSINEQTLSFLPRLLVTLFALMFLGHWLVQTMMEFFIEMVNLIPQVIG; translated from the coding sequence ATGTCTCCAGAATCGCTAATTGATATTTTCCGAGAAGCACTATCTGTTATTGTACTTATGGTGTCAGCGATTATTTTACCCGGCTTATGTATCGGTTTAGTTGTGGCGGTCTTTCAAGCTGCGACATCAATTAACGAGCAAACCTTAAGTTTTTTACCCCGTTTATTGGTAACGTTATTTGCATTGATGTTTTTAGGTCATTGGTTAGTGCAAACCATGATGGAATTTTTTATCGAGATGGTAAATCTCATTCCACAAGTGATAGGTTAA
- the fliP gene encoding flagellar type III secretion system pore protein FliP (The bacterial flagellar biogenesis protein FliP forms a type III secretion system (T3SS)-type pore required for flagellar assembly.) has product MNKCTTVLILLVALIAIGLSPSAFAQDGVLPALTVTTGADGTTEYSVTMQILLLMTAMSFIPAMVIMLTSFTRIIVVLSILRQALGLQQTPSNQVLIGISLFMTFFIMAPVFDKIYAEAVEPYINETLTLTQAYDVGKEPIKKFMLSQVRTTDLQTFIEISGYKDIQSPEQTPMSVVIPAFITSELKTAFQIGFMLFVPFLVLDLVVASILMAMGMMMLSPMIVSLPFKIMLFVLVDGWGLVMGTLANSFGI; this is encoded by the coding sequence ATGAATAAGTGCACTACAGTGTTAATCTTGCTTGTAGCACTAATTGCAATCGGGCTATCTCCTTCTGCATTTGCTCAGGATGGTGTATTACCTGCATTAACGGTTACCACAGGAGCTGATGGCACAACTGAATATTCGGTAACGATGCAAATTTTATTGCTAATGACAGCAATGAGTTTCATCCCCGCTATGGTTATCATGCTGACATCTTTTACCCGTATTATTGTGGTGTTATCGATATTGAGACAAGCCCTAGGTTTACAGCAAACTCCTTCAAACCAAGTATTGATTGGCATTAGTTTGTTTATGACATTTTTTATTATGGCGCCAGTATTTGATAAAATTTACGCTGAAGCCGTTGAACCTTATATCAATGAAACATTAACATTGACTCAGGCTTATGATGTCGGCAAAGAACCGATTAAAAAGTTTATGTTATCGCAAGTGAGAACCACAGATTTACAAACGTTCATTGAAATATCTGGCTATAAAGATATTCAATCACCTGAACAAACGCCAATGAGTGTTGTTATTCCAGCATTTATTACCAGTGAGCTTAAAACTGCATTCCAAATTGGTTTTATGTTGTTTGTACCATTTTTGGTACTCGATTTGGTTGTGGCCAGTATTTTAATGGCAATGGGTATGATGATGTTGTCGCCGATGATCGTATCACTGCCGTTTAAAATTATGTTGTTTGTACTTGTTGATGGTTGGGGTCTTGTTATGGGGACTTTAGCGAACAGCTTCGGAATATAA
- the fliO gene encoding flagellar biosynthetic protein FliO, giving the protein MSEALSSPEVSSSLANNTVAKTNEVSNVATLANMVGGLIVVLALIFLLAYIVKRLKLVPSSGGVIKTVAVTSVGQREKVVLVEVNGQQYLLGVTSQQINLIDKLTNPVDIPISSFANRLKQAKDSNNE; this is encoded by the coding sequence ATGAGTGAGGCATTGAGCTCACCTGAAGTGTCAAGCTCGCTGGCCAATAATACCGTTGCGAAAACTAATGAAGTGTCAAATGTTGCCACATTAGCCAATATGGTTGGTGGCTTGATTGTGGTATTAGCGCTAATATTTTTATTAGCTTATATTGTAAAACGTCTTAAATTAGTGCCATCAAGTGGTGGTGTCATTAAAACCGTTGCTGTTACGTCGGTAGGACAACGTGAAAAAGTGGTATTAGTCGAGGTTAACGGCCAACAATACTTACTTGGCGTGACCTCACAACAGATTAACCTCATTGATAAGCTCACCAACCCTGTCGACATTCCCATATCTTCGTTTGCAAATCGTCTAAAACAAGCTAAGGACAGCAATAATGAATAA
- the fliN gene encoding flagellar motor switch protein FliN, which yields MSTEDTGDDWAAAMAEQAIEEAEQVELDELVDDSKPITKEEAAKLDGILDIPVTISMEVGRSFISIRNLLQLNQGSVVELDRVAGEPLDVMVNGTLIAHGEVVVVNDKFGIRLTDVISQTERIKKLK from the coding sequence ATGAGCACAGAAGATACAGGTGATGACTGGGCTGCAGCAATGGCAGAGCAGGCGATCGAAGAAGCTGAACAGGTTGAGCTTGATGAGTTAGTTGATGACTCTAAACCCATTACTAAAGAAGAAGCTGCAAAGCTCGATGGTATTTTAGATATTCCAGTGACTATTTCTATGGAAGTAGGCCGCAGTTTTATCAGTATTCGTAATCTACTACAGCTGAACCAGGGGTCGGTAGTCGAGCTTGACCGTGTAGCGGGTGAGCCTCTAGATGTAATGGTTAACGGTACCTTGATTGCCCATGGCGAAGTTGTGGTAGTGAACGATAAGTTTGGTATTCGTTTAACTGATGTGATTAGTCAGACCGAGCGAATTAAAAAGCTAAAATAA
- the fliM gene encoding flagellar motor switch protein FliM, whose translation MSDLLSQDEIDALLHGVDDVDDDDIEEDSADARSYDFSSQDRIVRGRMPTLEIVNERFARHLRISMFNMMRRAAEVSINGVQMLKFGEYVHTLFVPTSLNMVRFSPLKGTALITMEARLVFILVDNFFGGDGRFHAKIEGREFTPTERRIVQLLLKIIFEDYKEAWAPVMDVEFEYLDSEVNPAMANIVSPTEVVVINSFHIEVDGGGGDFHITMPYSMIEPIRELLDAGVQSDKQDTDMRWSQALRDEIMDVQVGFDANIIEHEVTLRDVMGFKAGDIIPIELPEHIMMRIEDLPTYRCKLGKSRDNLALKIKEKIPRPETVKSELQLVTRKGKSRDISDL comes from the coding sequence GTGAGTGATTTATTAAGCCAAGATGAGATTGATGCGCTATTACATGGTGTCGACGATGTTGATGATGATGACATAGAAGAAGATAGTGCTGATGCGCGTTCTTATGATTTCTCATCTCAAGATCGAATTGTACGTGGCCGTATGCCCACGCTTGAAATTGTTAATGAACGATTTGCACGCCATTTGCGGATCAGCATGTTTAACATGATGCGTCGTGCTGCTGAAGTGTCTATTAATGGCGTTCAGATGCTAAAATTCGGCGAGTATGTGCATACTTTATTTGTTCCAACCAGCTTAAACATGGTGCGATTTAGCCCTCTTAAAGGCACCGCCTTAATCACCATGGAAGCACGATTAGTCTTTATTCTTGTTGATAACTTTTTTGGTGGCGATGGTCGTTTTCATGCCAAAATTGAAGGCCGTGAATTTACGCCAACAGAACGTCGCATTGTACAGTTGTTGCTTAAAATTATTTTTGAAGATTATAAAGAAGCTTGGGCGCCGGTAATGGATGTTGAGTTTGAGTATCTCGACTCTGAAGTGAACCCTGCGATGGCGAATATTGTTAGCCCAACAGAAGTCGTTGTTATTAATTCGTTCCATATTGAAGTTGATGGCGGTGGTGGTGATTTTCATATCACTATGCCGTATTCAATGATTGAGCCAATACGAGAGTTATTGGATGCGGGTGTCCAAAGTGATAAGCAAGATACTGACATGCGCTGGTCGCAAGCTTTACGTGATGAAATCATGGATGTGCAAGTGGGCTTTGATGCCAATATTATAGAGCATGAAGTAACACTGCGTGACGTGATGGGATTTAAAGCGGGTGATATTATTCCAATTGAATTACCTGAGCATATTATGATGCGAATCGAGGATTTACCCACTTATCGATGCAAGCTGGGTAAATCGCGCGATAATTTAGCATTAAAAATTAAAGAAAAAATACCGCGGCCAGAGACTGTTAAGTCAGAACTGCAGTTAGTGACTCGCAAAGGCAAGTCGCGTGATATTTCAGATTTATAA
- the fliL gene encoding flagellar basal body-associated protein FliL has protein sequence MADQEQELEFNDTADGGKKKNKLIIFGGIGLVVALLIAGAVWFFMGSDEAIPVDGGEDSVASQSDSKDNVEADYVGMPRPFLFNLPGADRARLVEIKVQLMVRGENDSVLVQKHIPLIEDALLTTFSAADVQKLSTQAGKDELRQLALLNVQNTLQPITGKKIVEKVLFTGFVMQ, from the coding sequence ATGGCTGATCAAGAACAAGAATTAGAGTTTAATGATACTGCTGACGGCGGTAAGAAGAAAAATAAACTGATCATCTTTGGTGGTATTGGTTTAGTGGTTGCCTTATTAATTGCTGGCGCAGTGTGGTTTTTTATGGGCTCGGATGAAGCTATCCCAGTTGATGGTGGAGAAGATTCTGTCGCATCTCAATCTGATTCAAAAGATAATGTAGAAGCCGATTATGTTGGAATGCCGAGGCCATTTTTATTCAATTTACCCGGTGCTGACAGGGCTAGGCTTGTCGAAATAAAAGTTCAATTAATGGTGCGTGGTGAAAATGACAGTGTGCTTGTCCAAAAACATATTCCATTAATTGAAGATGCATTATTAACCACTTTTAGTGCTGCTGATGTGCAAAAGTTGAGTACCCAAGCTGGTAAAGATGAGTTACGCCAGTTAGCGTTGCTTAATGTTCAAAATACGCTACAACCAATAACAGGAAAGAAAATCGTTGAAAAAGTCCTGTTTACTGGCTTTGTAATGCAATAA
- a CDS encoding flagellar hook-length control protein FliK has protein sequence MQQVNNILLGGSSKSADVSMKGNMQDVDNKSFLSALDQANESNLATQRNANTTKNSFNTEVEKANVDIGTEYSSEENADAEMIFAQLNMADSLNNRNAADGKDLPLGEMTEGDFDATLSSASGNDVVVNNSIDTIDLPVDFATATEALSQLSTEDLDKIMAFANLSLEDLQALDNQALNKLISEFNLQSLGADASNLAMMDTSVDSKDGESGDLVNDDKQSDIDKSVAASVAIPGQASASGVSTANNSLNSRVNGSATSLESASTTTAIDPKTILGDKTRIDGNIQLDADSAKVLAKADFAVVLDSLAVKRTSADVSVNIHQVNLGMDALASVSDTDNKALQNLSSLTPAHKSDVPQFQLSLRTQGEAGVQMQEMIQRFSPVMKQQLITMVSNGIQQAEIRLDPPELGHLTVKIQIQGDQTQVQFHVAQSQTRDIVEQAMPRLRDMLSQEGLQLTDSHVSQGDEENEQQGQPSDQRDGDSQLDEISAQEVSLMTNPSRSLHSAIDYYA, from the coding sequence ATGCAGCAGGTCAACAATATTTTACTCGGCGGTAGCAGTAAATCTGCTGATGTGAGTATGAAAGGAAACATGCAAGATGTTGATAATAAATCATTCTTATCTGCTTTAGATCAAGCAAACGAATCCAATCTTGCTACACAACGTAACGCTAATACAACGAAGAACTCGTTTAATACCGAAGTTGAAAAAGCGAATGTCGATATTGGCACTGAGTATTCTTCAGAAGAAAATGCCGATGCGGAAATGATTTTTGCGCAGCTTAATATGGCTGACTCATTGAATAACCGTAATGCCGCCGACGGAAAAGACTTGCCGCTCGGCGAGATGACCGAAGGTGATTTTGACGCGACTCTTTCATCCGCGTCTGGAAACGACGTTGTTGTTAATAATTCTATTGATACGATTGATTTACCAGTTGATTTTGCAACTGCCACAGAAGCTCTTTCTCAGCTCAGTACTGAAGACCTAGATAAGATTATGGCATTTGCCAATTTGTCTTTAGAAGATTTACAAGCGCTAGACAACCAGGCGTTAAATAAATTAATTAGTGAATTTAATTTACAATCACTGGGTGCTGATGCTTCTAATTTAGCCATGATGGATACCTCTGTTGATAGCAAAGATGGTGAATCTGGCGATTTGGTTAATGACGATAAACAAAGTGATATTGATAAGTCGGTGGCCGCAAGCGTAGCGATACCTGGACAGGCCAGTGCTAGCGGTGTAAGTACAGCAAATAATTCATTAAACTCTAGAGTTAATGGTTCGGCAACATCACTTGAATCTGCATCAACAACGACGGCAATTGATCCTAAAACTATTTTAGGAGATAAAACCCGCATTGATGGCAATATTCAATTGGATGCAGATAGTGCCAAAGTATTGGCAAAAGCTGATTTTGCCGTGGTACTGGATTCCTTAGCGGTAAAACGCACTTCAGCTGATGTGTCTGTTAACATTCATCAAGTTAACTTGGGAATGGATGCATTAGCCAGCGTGAGTGATACTGACAATAAAGCGCTACAAAATCTGAGTAGTTTGACTCCTGCACATAAAAGTGATGTACCACAATTTCAGTTATCGTTAAGAACACAAGGCGAGGCTGGTGTGCAGATGCAAGAGATGATCCAACGCTTTTCTCCTGTGATGAAACAACAGTTGATAACCATGGTGAGTAATGGCATTCAACAAGCTGAAATTCGTCTTGATCCACCTGAACTTGGGCATTTAACGGTTAAAATTCAAATCCAGGGCGACCAAACACAGGTGCAGTTCCATGTTGCCCAGTCGCAAACCCGTGATATTGTTGAGCAAGCTATGCCTCGATTACGAGATATGCTATCTCAAGAAGGATTACAATTGACTGATAGTCATGTTTCACAAGGTGATGAGGAAAATGAACAACAAGGTCAACCAAGTGATCAACGTGATGGCGACAGCCAATTGGATGAAATTTCAGCACAAGAGGTTAGCTTGATGACAAATCCGTCAAGGAGTTTACATTCAGCTATAGATTATTATGCTTAA
- the fliJ gene encoding flagellar export protein FliJ yields MTRTDPLLTVLKLATSAEEQAALQLKSAQFEKQKRQGQLDALNNYRLDYMKQMEGHAGTTLRANQYHQFHQFIRQVDSAITQQVSAVQDAEKQVGYRQVHWQEKQQKRKAVDMLLAQKANKAMVLEAKREQKMSDEFAMQQYFRQKKK; encoded by the coding sequence ATGACTCGAACTGATCCCCTATTAACAGTACTGAAGTTAGCCACTTCTGCAGAAGAACAGGCGGCATTACAGCTTAAATCTGCACAATTTGAAAAACAAAAACGCCAAGGTCAGCTAGATGCATTGAACAATTATCGTTTAGATTATATGAAACAGATGGAAGGGCATGCAGGAACGACGTTACGGGCAAATCAATATCATCAATTTCATCAGTTTATTCGTCAAGTAGATAGTGCGATAACACAGCAAGTTTCAGCGGTTCAAGATGCCGAAAAGCAAGTCGGTTATCGTCAAGTTCATTGGCAAGAAAAACAACAAAAGCGTAAAGCGGTTGACATGTTATTGGCCCAAAAAGCCAATAAAGCGATGGTACTAGAAGCCAAACGCGAGCAAAAAATGTCAGATGAATTTGCTATGCAGCAATATTTCCGTCAAAAAAAGAAATAG